The following proteins are encoded in a genomic region of Nicotiana sylvestris chromosome 4, ASM39365v2, whole genome shotgun sequence:
- the LOC104213908 gene encoding dehydrin CAS31-like, which produces MAEEKKHHFGLFHHKDKEEDKTTYGETPYGGDTEKTTYGENTYEEKTSYGGGDNYGDNKYGEKTGYGESGYGEKTSYGEGGNYGDSGYENKTSYGDSGYENKTSYGDSGYENKTGYGDIPSDTTYGEKTNYGEGDTYGKGAAYSSETTNFEETTDEGKTGEDYEKEKKHHKHLEHVGGLGAAAAGAFALHEKHKAEKDPEHAHKHKIEEEIAAAAAVGAGGFAFHEHHEKKEAKEEEGEVEGEKKHHFF; this is translated from the exons ATGGCTGAAGAGAAGAAGCACCACTTCGGTCTCTTCCACCACAAGGACAAGGAGGAAGACAAAACTACCTATGGAGAAACTCCATATGGTGGTGATACTGAAAAAACTACCTATGGAGAGAATACATATGAAGAGAAAACTAGTTATGGTGGGGGAGATAACTATGGGGATAACAAATATGGTGAGAAAACTGGCTATGGAGAAAGTGGATATGGAGAGAAAACTAGTTATGGTGAGGGAGGTAACTATGGAGATAGTGGCTATGAAAATAAGACTAGCTATGGAGATAGTGGCTATGAAAATAAGACTAGTTATGGAGATAGCGGCTATGAAAACAAGACTGGCTATGGAGATATTCCATCTGATACTACCTATGGAGAGAAAACTAATTATGGTGAAGGAGATACCTATGGAAAAGGAGCTGCCTACTCATCTGAGACCACTAATTTTGAAGAGACTACTGATGAAGGCAAAACTGGTGAGGATTATGAGAAAGAGAAAAAGCACCACAAGCATCTTGAACACGTGGGAGGGCTTGGGGCTGCTGCTGCTGGTGCCTTTGCCTTG CATGAGAAGCACAAGGCAGAGAAAGATCCAGAACATGCACACAAACACAAGATAGAAGAAGAAATAGCAGCAGCAGCTGCAGTTGGGGCAGGTGGATTTGCATTTCATGAGCACCATGAAAAGAAGGAAgccaaggaagaagaaggggaagttgaggGAGAGAAGAAAcatcatttcttctaa